A genomic region of Peptococcaceae bacterium contains the following coding sequences:
- a CDS encoding DUF4846 domain-containing protein: MPLIIVLVLCGCSFSAGKTETGTAEPVKVEPVANTLERRFAVPAGYERVAAGKHSFGEYLRTLLLKHHGARVKYYNGETKSRDVYEAVEYSKWRDGYRIVVRGNDAWWVKTAVYSTEHKDFRKYLDTVFAYAGTASLAREMVSVRLADMQIGDVFIQGGSPGHCVIVVDMAQNPETGEKIFMLAQSYMPAQDIHILKNPGNAALSPWYSVDFGEVLNTPEWTFQKGDLKRFK; the protein is encoded by the coding sequence TTGCCGCTAATAATTGTTCTGGTTTTATGCGGCTGTTCGTTCAGCGCCGGGAAAACAGAGACAGGCACGGCGGAGCCGGTTAAAGTTGAGCCCGTAGCCAACACCCTGGAGCGGCGGTTCGCGGTTCCCGCGGGGTATGAGAGGGTTGCCGCCGGGAAGCATTCGTTTGGGGAGTACCTGCGCACCTTGCTCCTGAAACACCATGGAGCCAGGGTTAAATATTACAACGGTGAAACCAAAAGCAGGGACGTTTATGAAGCAGTTGAATATTCCAAATGGCGTGACGGGTACAGGATTGTTGTCCGGGGGAATGACGCCTGGTGGGTGAAAACTGCCGTCTACTCTACCGAGCACAAGGATTTCAGAAAGTACCTGGATACGGTCTTTGCTTATGCCGGCACTGCTTCCCTGGCCAGGGAGATGGTTTCCGTGAGGCTGGCCGATATGCAAATCGGAGATGTTTTTATCCAGGGGGGCAGCCCGGGCCACTGCGTCATTGTGGTAGATATGGCTCAGAACCCGGAGACGGGCGAGAAGATATTCATGCTTGCCCAGAGCTATATGCCCGCCCAAGACATTCATATCCTGAAAAATCCCGGCAATGCAGCCTTAAGCCCATGGTATTCCGTTGATTTCGGGGAAGTGTTGAACACACCGGAGTGGACGTTCCAAAAGGGAGACTTAAAGAGGTTCAAATAA